Part of the Benincasa hispida cultivar B227 chromosome 11, ASM972705v1, whole genome shotgun sequence genome, TTCTAGATTCAGGGTGTTCTTTATACATGACACCCCATAAAGGCCGGTTTAGTACCTACAGAGAGTTGGATGGAGGATCTGTCTACATGGTAAACAAGAACTCATATCTAATGGTTGGGATTGGCTTAGTCTCACTAAAACAAGAAGATGAAACAGTCAAGCTCTTAAGAAATTTCAGATATGTGCCTAAgttgaagagaaatctaatttcACTAGGCATGCTTGATTTTATTGGTTGTGAATACAGAAGCAAGGAAGGTTACTGTGAAGTGTTGAAGAACAATAAGCCTATCCTTAGAGGGGTGAAGATTAATGGATTGTATGTAGTTCAAGGAGTTCATAAAGTTCATTGTGACTCAAAATCAGCCTACTGAAGGAGATCTATGGCACAAAAGACTCTTACACATTAGTGCCAAAGGTCTACAAGCTCTTGCCAACTAAGATATTCTACCTAAGGGAGTTCATCAGAGCCTatccttttgtgaacattgtgtaaTAGGGAAGGCTACTAGGCAGATTTTTTAGAAGGCTCAACACACAACCAAGGCCATCCTTGACTCTGTGAATTCAGACCTTTGGGGTCCATCACCTTTTCAATCATTAAGTGGAGCCAGGTATTTCTtaacttttgttgatgactaCTCAAAGAAAAGTTACATCTATTTCCTCAAATATAaggatttagtttttgaaaaatttaaagaatggaagatTATGGTTGAAAAAATGTCTAACTATCAGATTAAGTGTCTAAGAACTGATAATGAGCTTGAGTACTGTGCAAAGGAGTTTAATGCTTTTTGCAGACAACATGGTATAACTAGACACAAGACAGTCAGgtatacacctcagcaaaatgggaTGGCAGAGAGGTTGAACAGAACAATAATGAAGAGAGTAAGAAGCCTATTGTCTGATGCTATTCTTCCTGAGAAATTTTGGGTAGAGGCAGCCTCATACACTGTCTATACACTGAATAGATGCCCTCATGCATCTTTTAGCCTTCTAACCCTTGAAGAAAGGTGGACCAAACAGCCTCCTAACCTGAATAACCTAAGGGTGTTTGGCTGCACTAGTTTTGTTCATCAGAGTAAAGGGAAATTAGTTGTCAGAGCTGTGAAGTGTATGTTTTTGGGCTTCACAGAAGGTGTTAAGGGGTTTAGAATGTGGCACCCTACTAAGAAAAGATGCATAACTAGAAGAGATGTAGTTTTCAGAGAAGATGAGATGTATATGCAAAGATCTAATCTTAATGTTTTAGTACCTCAAGAAAagaatgataaaattgaggtgGAGCAAGTTTTAATTCCTACTTCTGATCGTTCAAGCTCTGAATCATTTTTTGATCAACTACCTCATCTAGAAGAAGAATTAGAAGATGCTACTATTGATCCTGAGCAAGAAGAACCAGAATTGAGAAGTTACAGCCTAGCTAGAGATAGGCAGAGAAGAAACATTATGTCACCTTCAAGGTATGAAAACTACTTAGCTTTGAATGGTTTTGATTTAACTAATGATTCAGAACCCTCAACCTTTAAGGAAGCAATGAGTTGTTCTAAAGCTAAGATGTGGATAGAAGCTATGAATGAAGAGGTTGATTTACTAGTGAGAAACAACACATGGGAGTTGATACCTTTGCCTAAAGTATGCAAGCCAATTGCATCCAAATGGTTGTACAAGTTGAAGGAAGGTTTCCCTAATGATCAAGGACCTAGATTTAAAGCTAGGCTGGTTACTAAGGGTTTTATACATAGGCCAGATGttgattttaatgaaattttttctCCAATGGTAAAACAAACTTCTATTGAATTATTGTTATCTATTATAGCTCAAAATAACCTAGAGCTGGAgcaactagatgttaaaacaaCTTTTCTACATGGCTTCCTAAAGGAAGTTACCTATATGAGCCAACCAAAGGAGTATGAGGTAAAAGGGAAGGAAGACTATGTGTGCCTACTGAAAAAATCTATCTATGGCCTCAAACAGTCCCCTAGATGCTGGAGCAGAAGGTTTAATGATTTTGTTCAGAAGATTGGTTTTCATAAAAGCTCCTATAACAGCTGTGTTTACATAAATACAGAGTCCTATACTCATCCTATCTACTTgttactatatgtggatgacatgCTTCTATTAGAACCAACTataaaagagttgaataaaGTAAAAGATCTACTGAAGTCGGAGTTCAAAATGAAAGACATGGGAAATGCAACAAGAATACTAGGCATTGACAttattagaaacaaaaaaacTCGTATTCTAAGCATTGATCAGTCACAATATTGCAGTAAATTGTTAAAGAAGTATCAGAAGCTAAAGCAGTAACTACTCCTATTGCTAACCATTCAAACTCTCAGCAGAAAATTCACCAAAAGAATCGGATTTTGAACATCAGCAAATCATGTCAGTAGTCCCCTATTCCCAAGTtgtgggaagtttgatgtatctGATGGTGTCTACAAGACCTGACATTGCCTATGCTACTAGCCTAATGAGTAGATACATGGTTAATCTGGGTAAGAGGCACTAGAAGGCTACAAAGTGGATTATGAGGTATATAAAGGGTACTACTAATGCTAAACTAATGAACCAACAACTACCAGACAGTGTACCAGAGCTGATTGGTTATGTTGACTCAGATTATGCCAAAGATCTAGACAAGAGGAGGTCATTATCAGGGTATATCTTCCTATTTGGAAGGTGTGTCCTAAGCTGGAAGGCTACTTTACAATCAGTAGTAACCCTTTCTACTACTGAAGTAGAGTTCATTGCACTTTCAGAAGCAATGAAGGAAGGCTTATGGCTAAAGGGTCTCCTATGTGACTTCGAAATTAAACAGAATACAGTGAATTTTTTGATAATCAAAGTAGAATTCATTTATCTAAGCATCCTCAATACCATAATAAAACTAAACATATAGAtgttaaatatcatttcattcGACAACAAATAGAAGCTAAATAGATTGAAGTTCTGAAAGTTCATACCTCAAAGAATGCCTCCGTCATGTTGACAAAGATAGTCACTTAGCTCGAACTCCAGAAGTGCCTTGATATAATAGGGTTTGAGCTAAGAGACAAAGGTTAAAGAATAAAGACAATCAGATTAGAGAAGCTGAAGAAAACTTGAAGTTcatttcaaggtggagattgttataCAGAAACGTGAAAATAACTTCAATCAGTTATAAATCTGTTACATTCAAGCTACCTTTAAATACATTGTGTAACTAATTGTAAAGAGAGAGAATGAATATTGTAATTGAGTGGACGTAAGCCTCCCTTGGCCGAACCATGTAAAACTATcgtgttctttttcttctttctgatcGTCTTCTTTTATCGTATCCTCTGATCCaccgatcgtgtagcttttagcAAATGATTGTCTAGCTTTTAGTCAACGATCGTTAACTTCTGCAAGCcccatcgtgtagacgaccatcATTTAGATTCCTTCGTCTAGACGATCTTTAGTAAAGCCTTAATCATCTAGACGACTTGTCCCTTATCGTCTAGATGACCTCCAGCTTTACCTCCCTTCGCCTAGTCGACCAAGGACTCATCGCCCTCTGCGATTTCTAGCAGCCTTCCGCTggttctctcttttcttttctctcattctttctctgtaaaaaggaaagaaaagttAGTCTTTCGAAGTGCATAACCAGCAGAAGTGTGAAGCTCTAATCTTAGCCATCAAATGTAAGGTCGACATCCTTCATCACATGGACTGTG contains:
- the LOC120090826 gene encoding secreted RxLR effector protein 161-like; its protein translation is MSVVPYSQVVGSLMYLMVSTRPDIAYATSLMSRYMVNLDSVPELIGYVDSDYAKDLDKRRSLSGYIFLFGRLFKDTLVFKIVGGDVRWNIERIVLEAWESTKNARCSHASARDLNPINVVVWLQHVGW